The Armatimonadota bacterium genomic sequence CCATCATGCAGGTGCCGAGCATGACCAGGCCGGCGATGCGCTCCTGCGCCAGCAGGCGTTCGGCCATCTCCAGGTGGCGCTGCATGAGCTCCCGCGGGATGGGTTTCTGATCGCCGAAATCGAAGAGGTACAGCGTAAACAGCACCGGCTTGCCGCCGCTGAGGGCCGCCAGGCGCTCCAGATCCGCGGGCACATCGTCAATCCGCGCGGCGTGCCACAACGGCACCACGTACTGGGCGAAGAAGGGAAGGGTCGGCGGCAGCTCCGCGCGCCCCAGGGACAAGGTATAGACGCTCGCCAGCAGCGGGAGTTGGGGGGGATGCAGGGCGTTGGCGAATTGGAAGCGCGCGAGGTGCGCGGGCCCAATCCCGGCGTCCAGGCTGCCGGTGCTGAAGTCGTCCACCAGGAAACCCTCGATACGTCGGTCGGCGGCGGCAAGCTCCTTGGCCGCCATCAGGCGTTCCCGGCAGGCCTCCACCGCCGGCACCTGGAGATCACTGGCCGGTTGGTGCAGACTCCACTTGCAGATGATGCGCGTGGCCGAGGGCATAGCTTGCAGCGACTCGCGGCTGATGGGCAGATGACCGGCGATGATGACGTTGGTGATGCCGGTGCGCTGAATCGCGTTCTCGACAGTCATGGTCGAGGGCGGGAGGCAGAGGCTGTCATAGTTGGCGGTCTCCTGCAGGGCGTTGACCTTCATCCCCCACAGCCAGCAGCGGTCGCGAATGGTTGCTGTGCTCATTCTACGATGGTCCTCCATGCCAGGGCGGGCTATTCGATGCCGCCGGTGTCCAGGCGCACGACCTCGATGTCCTCCTTGTTGACCGAGTATATGATGTACAGATAGTCGCCATCAGCCAGGCAGTTCGGGTAGTGGTAGCCGTCCTCCTTGTGGCGCCCGTTGACGCGGCGGGTGGTGTCGCCCGCGACCAGGGTGTATTGGCGGTCGAACGTGATGCCGTCGTCGCTGAGGGCGATCAACAGGTGGCGGCGCTCGAGGAAGATGCCGTAGTTATTGCCGACGATATAGCAGCGCCCGTCGGGGAGTCGCCCCGCGAAGGCGCGGGAGTAGGTGTTGGGGAAATCGGTGCGCACGAGGTCGCTCCAGGTTTCGCCTTCGTCATCGCTCCAGGTCAGGGCGAGGCGGCAGTCCTGGGTGGATTCGCGCTGGTACATCCAGATGCGACCGTCATCGGTCTGGTACCACGTGCCCTGTTCGGGGCGCAAGCCCTCAGCCGAGAGGGGCACGTCCACCACCCGCGGCCGCGCCGTCGGAGAGGTCGAGGCGTCCCAGATCAGGACCATCGCGTGGTGGTCGCGGACATCGAAACCACAGCACAGCAGCTTGCCGCCGCGCGTCCGCCGCGGCCCTTCGTAGAGGTCAATGTGTTCGCACACGCGCTCGTGGTGGGTCCAGTACTCGAGGTCGCGGGTCTCGTAAACGTCCAGGTGGATGCGCGGCTCGCTGAGCGAGAACATGCCCGGCGGCGCCGCCTCGCGCCTCGGGTCCTCCGCCACGCCGACGTAGCAGTAGAACTGACCATCCGCCGCATGGAGACCGGCGTTGTGCCGCACCAGCCCCGACTCCACCGGCGTCGGCGCGATGACGAACGGTTCGCTCCAGCGCAGGCCGTCCGTGGACCACGCGCCGTGCACCTCCTGCCCGACGTAGTCCTCGTGGGCGAAGCCGTTCGACCACGCCGCGACATAGCGCTCCCCGAGCTTGGCGATGGCCTGGTGGTGACTGTAGGCAAAGGTGTCGGCGTTGCCGCGGTAGACGGTCGCGCGGTCCACCGGCGCCGGCGGGAACTGCCCCCATCCCTCCGGCAGCACCGGGTGCCAGTCGGTCACCACCGGGTAGCCGGCGCTGATGGCCGATAGGCGCATGCGAAACTGGTCCAACTCGGAGGCCAGTTGCGGGGCAAGCAGATTCAGGACGCGGTGAGTGTGCGCAGGCGGGGTCGGGTGCTCGGTCATGGTCTCTCCTCGGTGATAGTGCTGATGGCGGCCTCGTAGATGGATGTGATTTCCCGCGCGTACTCGGGCATGGACTTGGGGCGCCGTACGTTCGCCCGCAGCCGCGCCAGGAGTTGCGCGTCCCCTGCCACCGCCCGTATCTTTTCCGCCAGGTCGCGGGCGTCGCCGGCGCGGAACAGCAGGCCGTCTGTCTCATCCTCGACCACTTCGGGCAGGCCGCCGAGGTCGGAGGCGATAACCGGCGCTCCGCCAACCTGCGCCTCGAGCGCCGCCAGCGGCGCGTTCTCTTTGCAGATCGAGGGCACCACCGCCACGTCCACGCGGCTGTAGATCTCCGGCAGGTGGTCGGGCTCATACCGGCCATGCATGGTCGCGCCGATCCGGGCGGCGCGGGCGGACACCTGGCGCTGAAAGGACGCGTCCGGGATCTCGCCGTATATCGCAAGCTC encodes the following:
- a CDS encoding exo-alpha-sialidase, whose protein sequence is MTEHPTPPAHTHRVLNLLAPQLASELDQFRMRLSAISAGYPVVTDWHPVLPEGWGQFPPAPVDRATVYRGNADTFAYSHHQAIAKLGERYVAAWSNGFAHEDYVGQEVHGAWSTDGLRWSEPFVIAPTPVESGLVRHNAGLHAADGQFYCYVGVAEDPRREAAPPGMFSLSEPRIHLDVYETRDLEYWTHHERVCEHIDLYEGPRRTRGGKLLCCGFDVRDHHAMVLIWDASTSPTARPRVVDVPLSAEGLRPEQGTWYQTDDGRIWMYQRESTQDCRLALTWSDDEGETWSDLVRTDFPNTYSRAFAGRLPDGRCYIVGNNYGIFLERRHLLIALSDDGITFDRQYTLVAGDTTRRVNGRHKEDGYHYPNCLADGDYLYIIYSVNKEDIEVVRLDTGGIE